The Thiohalorhabdus denitrificans genome has a segment encoding these proteins:
- a CDS encoding DUF1059 domain-containing protein, with amino-acid sequence MSRQYVDCRELPSEMDCTVSIAADDPEELMEAAVQHAVSVHHEQDTEELRSNIRKLFHEETTQQA; translated from the coding sequence ATGAGCCGCCAGTACGTGGATTGCCGGGAACTGCCGAGCGAGATGGACTGCACAGTATCCATCGCCGCCGATGACCCCGAGGAGCTTATGGAGGCCGCGGTGCAGCATGCCGTCTCCGTCCACCATGAGCAGGACACCGAAGAGCTGCGCAGCAACATCCGCAAGCTCTTTCACGAGGAAACCACCCAGCAGGCCTGA